From the Phycisphaeraceae bacterium genome, one window contains:
- a CDS encoding exosortase/archaeosortase family protein, translated as MTTANLSRPLSEQRSGPLLSPLSWGLVAAVVLLFGLLHWVFLRRTWIFATTDSDWSHALIVPLIALYYIRIHQDHIRQAIPRVSPVGLLIMLAGFVGYGLGIYPVRNDMAQGYSMILAMFGLVWFIMGPSAMRWLWFPVAYLVFAVKVSDALWEKIANFLQNIAANSSAVVLECWSVFDRNLASVTNRGITIDLTFTNAAGQLVTEGINVAEACSGLRMLMAFIALGVAFAFIQNLRWWQRITLVSLTLPIAVLVNVGRVSIIGVLYIYNKDMATGDFHVFVGMLMLIPAALLFMLVTWVLDNLVVADDEEAEDLPKKVSKQPQETAEESAVDDTRWVTPGRVMLALVTGIGVTALAGLAYFSLLSAVRPDVVSENFPAWLGWVGLGVSVIVLLIAVLKLVPGLFKALPGGLAGGVARPVALMVVVGSLLTATAGLNQAVAFTRTVLFKEAVPLRSPITAIPFEIGPWKLIDDQRLPKDVVDELGTEQYISRMYVNTEMHSADGVNFKNERELGMYLNDAPIGSIVRFHVAYYTGTADTVPHVPERCFIAGGLVARGGDYPVMNLDSSRLTEDTQHGGYFASLPDGEQVRIPKSQIEMRQFIYGSESDPTRDMHVMYVFAANGDFAARAEEIRILAFDPRDRYSYYCKIEIQPLGVSDSAKAIEVVENALNDMLPEVMAALPDWVEVSEGRWPLKSD; from the coding sequence ATGACGACGGCCAACTTATCCAGACCCCTGAGCGAACAACGCTCAGGACCGCTTCTTTCGCCCCTGAGTTGGGGGCTGGTGGCGGCGGTGGTGCTGCTGTTCGGCCTGCTGCACTGGGTATTTCTCCGGCGAACCTGGATCTTCGCCACCACGGATTCGGACTGGTCGCACGCTTTGATCGTGCCGTTGATTGCTCTTTACTACATCCGCATCCATCAGGATCACATCCGCCAGGCGATCCCGCGGGTAAGCCCGGTTGGGCTTTTGATCATGCTGGCGGGCTTTGTCGGGTACGGGCTGGGCATCTACCCGGTGCGGAACGACATGGCTCAGGGCTACTCGATGATCCTGGCGATGTTCGGCCTGGTCTGGTTCATCATGGGGCCATCGGCGATGCGTTGGCTGTGGTTCCCTGTGGCTTATCTGGTCTTTGCCGTCAAGGTCTCGGATGCGCTGTGGGAAAAGATCGCCAACTTTCTCCAGAACATCGCCGCCAACTCGTCGGCCGTGGTGCTTGAGTGCTGGTCGGTCTTTGACAGGAATCTCGCCTCGGTGACGAACCGTGGGATCACCATCGACCTGACCTTTACCAACGCCGCCGGCCAGCTCGTGACCGAGGGCATCAACGTCGCGGAAGCGTGCTCCGGGCTGCGGATGCTGATGGCCTTCATCGCTTTGGGCGTAGCCTTTGCGTTTATTCAGAATCTCCGGTGGTGGCAGCGGATCACGCTGGTGAGCCTGACGCTCCCGATCGCGGTGCTGGTCAACGTCGGCCGGGTATCGATCATCGGGGTGCTCTATATCTACAACAAGGATATGGCCACCGGCGATTTCCACGTATTTGTCGGCATGCTCATGCTGATCCCGGCCGCGTTGCTGTTCATGCTGGTGACTTGGGTGCTCGACAACCTTGTCGTCGCCGATGACGAGGAGGCGGAAGACCTGCCGAAGAAGGTCTCCAAGCAGCCGCAGGAGACCGCCGAGGAGTCCGCTGTTGATGACACCCGTTGGGTTACACCCGGCCGGGTGATGCTGGCCCTGGTGACAGGCATTGGTGTCACGGCGCTGGCTGGTCTGGCCTACTTCAGCCTGCTGTCTGCGGTCCGACCTGATGTGGTTAGCGAGAACTTTCCGGCGTGGCTCGGCTGGGTTGGCCTCGGTGTGAGCGTGATCGTGCTGCTGATCGCAGTGCTCAAGCTGGTCCCGGGTCTGTTCAAGGCTCTGCCGGGCGGTCTCGCCGGGGGTGTGGCACGACCGGTCGCCTTGATGGTGGTTGTCGGCTCGCTGCTCACGGCGACGGCGGGGCTCAACCAGGCTGTCGCGTTTACCCGGACGGTGCTGTTTAAGGAAGCGGTTCCGCTGCGGTCGCCGATCACGGCGATTCCCTTCGAGATCGGCCCGTGGAAGCTGATCGATGACCAGCGTCTGCCCAAGGACGTGGTCGATGAACTCGGCACGGAGCAGTACATCAGCCGGATGTACGTCAACACCGAGATGCACTCCGCTGATGGCGTGAACTTCAAGAACGAGCGTGAGCTGGGGATGTATCTTAACGATGCGCCGATTGGCTCGATCGTCCGCTTCCATGTCGCGTATTACACCGGGACCGCGGACACCGTGCCTCATGTCCCCGAACGCTGCTTCATTGCTGGCGGTCTCGTGGCCCGAGGCGGCGATTACCCGGTGATGAATCTTGACTCGTCCAGGCTGACCGAAGACACGCAGCATGGCGGGTACTTTGCCAGCCTGCCTGATGGCGAGCAGGTTCGCATTCCCAAGTCACAGATCGAGATGCGGCAGTTCATCTACGGCAGCGAATCGGACCCGACACGGGACATGCATGTGATGTATGTGTTTGCGGCCAACGGCGACTTCGCCGCCCGTGCCGAGGAAATCCGCATCCTCGCCTTCGACCCGCGAGACCGTTACAGCTACTACTGCAAGATCGAAATCCAGCCGCTGGGCGTCTCTGACAGTGCCAAGGCGATCGAGGTGGTCGAGAACGCCCTGAATGACATGCTCCCCGAGGTGATGGCCGCTCTTCCCGACTGGGTGGAGGTCTCCGAGGGACGCTGGCCTCTGAAGTCTGATTAA